A single region of the Arthrobacter sp. PAMC25564 genome encodes:
- a CDS encoding folylpolyglutamate synthase/dihydrofolate synthase family protein, giving the protein MTDEFSVESVYAELLGRAPENKMEPRLAPLRRAMDILGEPQKAYPIIHITGTNGKTSTARMIEAGLRAHGLSTGRYTSPHLSKVTERISIDGAPVSDATFVRIWDEIRPYLQIVDGELEAEGQPRLTYFECLTILGFAIFADQPVNVAVIEVGLGGITDATNVGDGQVAVVTPISLDHTDLLGDTTADIAYEKAGIIKPGGFLISAAQPVDAAQVLLEKAKETHVPFRFEGVEFGVESRTVAVGGQMVDIKGIAGRYEGLLVPLHGAHQAQNAAVAVAALEAFFGGEKALDADILQEAFASVSSPGRLEVVRTAPTIIVDAAHNPEGIRVSAEAIHEAFSFTKLVVVVGVLREKDAEEILRQLKESLGDLAGEYCFTQSNSPRAVPAEDLAELALDLGFGEDNIHVAEKLDDALEWAVERAEANEELAGGVLVTGSITLVAEARILLGKADA; this is encoded by the coding sequence ATGACCGACGAATTCTCCGTAGAAAGCGTCTACGCCGAGCTGCTGGGCCGTGCGCCGGAAAACAAGATGGAGCCGCGGCTGGCGCCGTTGCGCCGGGCGATGGACATCCTGGGGGAGCCGCAGAAGGCCTACCCGATCATCCACATCACCGGCACCAACGGCAAGACCTCCACGGCCCGCATGATCGAGGCCGGGCTGCGCGCGCACGGACTCAGCACCGGGCGTTACACCAGCCCGCACCTGTCCAAGGTCACGGAACGGATCAGCATCGACGGCGCCCCGGTTTCGGACGCGACGTTCGTGCGGATCTGGGACGAGATCCGGCCCTACCTGCAGATCGTGGACGGTGAACTTGAGGCCGAGGGCCAGCCCCGGCTGACCTACTTCGAGTGCCTGACCATCCTCGGCTTTGCCATCTTCGCGGACCAGCCCGTCAACGTCGCCGTCATCGAGGTGGGACTGGGCGGCATCACCGATGCCACCAACGTCGGCGACGGCCAGGTCGCCGTGGTCACACCCATCTCCCTGGACCACACGGACCTGCTGGGCGACACCACCGCGGACATCGCCTACGAAAAGGCCGGCATCATCAAGCCCGGCGGTTTCCTGATCAGCGCCGCGCAGCCGGTGGACGCGGCGCAGGTGCTGCTGGAGAAGGCCAAGGAAACGCACGTGCCGTTCCGCTTCGAGGGTGTGGAGTTCGGCGTCGAATCCCGGACTGTCGCCGTCGGCGGCCAGATGGTGGACATCAAGGGCATTGCGGGCCGGTACGAGGGACTCCTGGTGCCCCTGCACGGGGCACACCAGGCGCAGAACGCCGCCGTCGCGGTGGCCGCCCTGGAGGCTTTTTTCGGCGGCGAGAAGGCGCTCGACGCCGACATCCTGCAGGAGGCCTTTGCCTCCGTCTCGTCCCCCGGACGACTCGAGGTGGTCCGCACCGCGCCCACCATCATCGTGGACGCGGCCCATAACCCGGAAGGCATCCGGGTTTCGGCTGAGGCCATCCACGAGGCTTTCAGTTTCACCAAACTCGTGGTCGTCGTCGGCGTCCTGCGTGAGAAGGACGCCGAAGAGATCCTCCGCCAGCTCAAGGAATCCCTGGGCGACCTCGCCGGGGAATACTGCTTCACCCAGTCCAACTCCCCCCGGGCAGTACCGGCCGAGGACCTCGCCGAACTCGCGCTGGACCTGGGCTTCGGCGAGGACAACATCCACGTCGCCGAGAAGCTCGACGACGCCCTGGAATGGGCCGTGGAACGTGCCGAAGCCAATGAAGAACTCGCCGGCGGCGTGCTCGTCACGGGATCCATCACCCTCGTGGCAGAAGCCCGGATCCTGCTCGGAAAGGCAGATGCCTGA
- the ileS gene encoding isoleucine--tRNA ligase, translating into MTYYPKASAAPTGAGATTSASTTSGVPASVKFPEIEERILKYWDEDGTFQASIDQRAAELPGGKPGSNEFVFYDGPPFANGLPHYGHLLTGYAKDLVGRYQTQRGRRVERRFGWDTHGLPAELEAMKQLGMTDKKQIEAMGIDKFNDACRSSVMKYAGEWQEYVTRQARWVDFKNDYKTLNVEYMESVLWAFKQLHEKGLTYNGYRVLPYCWKDETPLSNHELRMDDDVYKNRQDQTVTVTFPITAGESALSRQLAGVQALAWTTTPWTLPTNLALAVGPSIEYVVLPAGPLGIKAASADAPVTGSFLLAAELLGSYAKDLGYGDGAEGAAAAGAAVTSRHTGAELEGLRYEPLWDYLNDAEKFGTDNAWRFLVADYVTTTDGTGIVHQAPAYGEDDQKVCEEAGIPVVLSVDEGAKFLPMFGHGPLAEIAGLQVFDANKPITQVLRSQGRLVRQASYEHSYPHCWRCRNPLIYRAVSSWYVEVTKFKDRMLELNQEINWIPGNVKDGQFGKWLANARDWSISRNRYWGSPIPVWQSTDPDYPRTDVYGSLAELEADFGRLPLNKEGQVDLHRPFIDELTRPNPDDPRTPEQGQSVMRRVEDVLDVWFDSGSMPYGQVHYPFENEAWFDTHNPADFIVEYIGQTRGWFYMLHILSTALFDRPAFRNVISHGIVLGSDGQKMSKSLRNYPDVSEVLDRDGSDAMRWFLMSSPILRGGNLVVTEQGIRDGVRQVILPLWNVYSFFTLYTNAAFGGSGYDAKLRYDGYADTLDQYLMANTGDLVRNLTAQLDSYDISGACDELRGYLDMLTNWYVRRSRQRFFDENVDAFDALYTALETVCRVAASLLPLVSEEIWRGLTGARSVHLADWPDAEQFPANAGLVEAMDRIQQICSTGSSLRKAANLRVRLPLQELTVVAPGADALAGFAGVVADELNLRSVRMLDAGSASPEEFGIEQKLVVNARAAGPRLGKNVQQAIKGSKSGDWSVDDTGVVTAGGLELEPQEYTLETVVAEAAEGAGARAAAVLPGGGFVVLNTEVTPELEAEGLARDLVRAIQQARKDAGLNVSDRIHTTVTAAQDTIDALLAHAGLVTAETLTLELDTVPADVKEPQITVEKVTVEKVEA; encoded by the coding sequence ATGACTTATTACCCGAAGGCCTCCGCCGCTCCCACCGGCGCGGGCGCCACCACCTCCGCTTCCACCACCTCCGGCGTGCCGGCCTCCGTGAAGTTCCCCGAGATCGAAGAGCGCATCCTCAAATACTGGGACGAGGACGGCACCTTCCAGGCGAGCATCGACCAGCGCGCCGCCGAGCTGCCCGGCGGGAAACCAGGCAGCAACGAATTCGTTTTCTACGACGGGCCTCCCTTCGCTAACGGGCTGCCGCACTACGGCCACCTGCTGACCGGCTACGCCAAGGACCTCGTGGGCCGTTACCAGACCCAGCGCGGCCGCCGGGTGGAGCGCCGCTTCGGCTGGGACACCCATGGGCTGCCCGCCGAACTGGAAGCCATGAAGCAGCTCGGCATGACGGATAAGAAGCAGATCGAGGCCATGGGCATCGACAAGTTCAATGACGCCTGCCGCTCCTCCGTGATGAAGTACGCCGGCGAGTGGCAGGAATACGTCACCCGCCAGGCCCGCTGGGTGGACTTCAAGAACGACTACAAGACGCTCAACGTCGAATACATGGAATCCGTGCTGTGGGCTTTCAAGCAGCTGCATGAAAAGGGCCTGACCTACAACGGCTACCGTGTGCTGCCCTACTGCTGGAAGGACGAGACGCCGCTGTCCAACCATGAGCTGCGCATGGACGACGACGTCTACAAGAACCGCCAGGACCAGACCGTCACGGTCACCTTCCCCATCACGGCGGGGGAGTCCGCGCTGTCCCGGCAGCTCGCCGGCGTCCAGGCGCTCGCCTGGACCACCACGCCCTGGACCCTGCCCACCAACCTGGCTCTCGCCGTCGGGCCTTCCATCGAGTATGTGGTCCTGCCCGCCGGCCCGCTCGGCATCAAGGCCGCCTCCGCCGACGCGCCTGTCACGGGCAGCTTCCTGCTCGCCGCCGAGCTGCTGGGCAGCTATGCCAAGGACCTCGGCTACGGCGACGGCGCCGAGGGTGCCGCCGCTGCCGGGGCCGCCGTGACGTCACGGCACACCGGCGCCGAACTCGAGGGGCTCAGGTATGAGCCGCTCTGGGACTACCTCAACGACGCCGAGAAGTTCGGCACCGACAACGCCTGGCGCTTCCTCGTGGCCGACTACGTCACAACCACCGACGGCACCGGCATCGTCCACCAGGCCCCCGCCTATGGTGAGGATGACCAGAAGGTCTGTGAAGAAGCCGGCATCCCCGTTGTGCTCTCGGTGGACGAAGGAGCGAAGTTCCTGCCGATGTTCGGCCACGGCCCGCTCGCCGAAATCGCCGGGCTGCAGGTCTTTGACGCCAACAAGCCGATCACCCAGGTGCTGCGCTCGCAGGGCCGCCTGGTCCGCCAGGCCAGCTACGAACACAGCTACCCGCACTGCTGGCGCTGCCGCAACCCGCTGATCTACCGCGCGGTGTCTTCCTGGTATGTGGAGGTCACCAAGTTCAAGGACCGCATGCTTGAGCTGAACCAGGAGATCAACTGGATTCCCGGCAACGTCAAAGACGGCCAGTTCGGCAAGTGGCTGGCCAACGCCCGCGACTGGTCCATCAGCCGCAACCGCTACTGGGGCAGCCCCATCCCGGTGTGGCAGTCCACCGACCCGGACTACCCGCGCACGGATGTCTATGGCTCCCTCGCCGAACTGGAAGCCGACTTCGGCCGCCTGCCGCTGAACAAGGAAGGCCAGGTTGACCTGCACCGGCCCTTCATCGACGAACTGACCCGCCCCAACCCGGACGACCCCCGCACCCCGGAACAGGGCCAGTCCGTCATGCGCCGTGTCGAGGACGTGCTGGACGTCTGGTTCGACTCCGGCTCCATGCCCTACGGCCAGGTCCACTACCCGTTCGAGAACGAGGCCTGGTTCGACACGCACAACCCGGCGGACTTCATCGTCGAGTACATCGGGCAGACCCGCGGCTGGTTCTACATGCTGCACATCCTGTCCACGGCGCTGTTCGACCGCCCGGCCTTCCGGAACGTCATCAGCCACGGCATCGTGTTGGGCTCGGACGGGCAGAAGATGTCCAAGAGCCTGCGGAACTACCCGGACGTCTCCGAGGTCCTGGACCGCGACGGCTCCGACGCGATGCGATGGTTCCTGATGTCCAGCCCGATCCTGCGCGGCGGCAACCTGGTGGTCACCGAACAGGGAATCCGCGACGGCGTCCGCCAGGTCATCCTGCCGCTCTGGAACGTGTACAGCTTCTTCACGCTCTACACCAATGCCGCTTTTGGCGGTTCAGGCTACGACGCGAAACTCCGCTACGACGGCTACGCCGACACCCTGGACCAGTACCTGATGGCCAACACCGGCGACCTGGTCCGCAACCTGACCGCCCAGTTGGACAGCTACGACATCTCCGGGGCCTGCGACGAACTGCGCGGCTACCTCGACATGCTCACCAACTGGTACGTGCGCCGCAGCCGGCAGCGCTTCTTTGACGAGAACGTGGACGCCTTCGATGCCCTGTACACGGCGCTGGAAACGGTCTGCCGCGTGGCTGCGTCGCTGCTGCCGCTCGTTTCCGAGGAGATCTGGCGCGGCCTCACCGGCGCGCGCTCCGTGCACCTGGCCGACTGGCCGGACGCGGAACAGTTCCCGGCCAACGCCGGACTCGTCGAGGCGATGGACCGGATCCAGCAGATCTGCTCCACCGGATCCTCGCTGCGCAAGGCTGCCAACCTCCGCGTGCGGCTGCCGCTGCAGGAACTCACCGTGGTGGCACCCGGCGCGGATGCGCTGGCGGGGTTCGCCGGCGTCGTCGCCGATGAACTGAACCTGCGTTCGGTCCGCATGCTCGACGCCGGGAGCGCCTCCCCGGAGGAGTTCGGCATCGAACAGAAGCTTGTGGTCAACGCCCGGGCGGCCGGTCCGCGCCTGGGCAAGAATGTCCAGCAGGCCATCAAGGGCTCCAAGTCCGGCGACTGGTCAGTGGATGACACCGGCGTGGTGACCGCCGGCGGACTCGAACTCGAGCCGCAGGAATACACCCTGGAGACCGTCGTGGCGGAAGCCGCGGAAGGGGCCGGCGCAAGGGCCGCTGCCGTGTTGCCGGGCGGCGGGTTCGTGGTGCTCAATACCGAGGTCACACCCGAACTCGAAGCCGAAGGCCTGGCCCGGGACCTGGTCCGTGCCATCCAGCAGGCCCGCAAGGACGCCGGGCTCAACGTCAGCGACCGGATCCACACCACCGTCACCGCGGCGCAGGACACCATCGACGCGCTGCTGGCCCACGCCGGGCTCGTCACGGCCGAAACCCTGACCCTGGAGCTGGACACCGTTCCGGCCGACGTCAAGGAACCGCAGATCACGGTCGAAAAAGTCACCGTCGAAAAAGTAGAGGCCTGA
- a CDS encoding vitamin K epoxide reductase family protein gives MPSISSATGDATAQHSGSGPATAERPLPPMTRDRPFAWLLLITGVVGWLASGTLVLEKLEVLKDPKHVTVCDVNPWISCGQVMQTWQSSVFGFPNMFIGIVAFAVIITTAMGILAGARFARWYWLGLQAGVTLGFAFVVWLWSQALYSIHILCPFCMIVWAAMIPLFVWVTVRNVSHGVIPLPAGPTRILGDSGWVLAALLYVAVIATIFFAFVQVFVGTSGY, from the coding sequence ATGCCCAGCATCTCCAGCGCCACCGGCGACGCGACCGCGCAACACAGTGGCTCCGGCCCGGCAACGGCGGAGCGGCCGCTTCCGCCAATGACCCGTGACCGGCCGTTCGCGTGGCTCCTGCTGATCACCGGCGTCGTCGGGTGGCTGGCCTCCGGAACCCTGGTGCTGGAGAAACTTGAGGTCCTCAAGGATCCGAAGCACGTCACCGTCTGCGACGTGAACCCGTGGATTTCGTGCGGCCAGGTCATGCAGACCTGGCAGAGCTCGGTCTTCGGCTTCCCGAATATGTTCATCGGGATTGTCGCTTTCGCCGTGATCATCACCACCGCCATGGGCATCCTCGCCGGCGCCCGGTTCGCCCGCTGGTACTGGCTCGGCTTGCAGGCCGGTGTGACCCTGGGCTTCGCCTTCGTGGTGTGGCTCTGGTCCCAGGCCCTGTACTCCATCCACATCCTGTGCCCGTTCTGCATGATCGTCTGGGCCGCCATGATTCCGCTGTTTGTCTGGGTGACGGTGCGCAATGTGTCCCACGGCGTGATCCCGCTTCCGGCCGGCCCCACCCGGATCCTGGGCGATTCCGGCTGGGTCCTCGCGGCGCTGCTCTACGTCGCCGTGATCGCCACGATCTTCTTCGCCTTTGTCCAGGTCTTCGTCGGCACCTCCGGCTACTGA
- a CDS encoding Rne/Rng family ribonuclease produces MDNDQIVAVNEAAVVNEGTAETAGTEENAETAAPAAPKRAVRTRRKATPKAEPTEPAAEAAATGEAPAAVPAAEPAEAAASEVKAKAPARRTRARKPAAEPLPPAEETAGEETAGEAAVQASAQPGAEAQTAEAPAEAPAAEKPARRRASRAKTAAPAVEAVPEPAPAAEEVAAQEFAAEAAGTAVAATTATEASAAGAPAAEAPAAAAAPAPASSLFLEPGAVTSMIFQAPDLSTVVRPVTVEAAEEDEEEGGEEGEDASRRRRRSRGRRGRTTRTAGESETEAEGSAEEAEEGSEGTLEEGVTSRRRRRRRRGDQDLELTGGGDNDPPNTVTRVRAPRAATEAPVNNRVTSLKGSTRLEAKKQRRRESRDTGRRRTVITEAEFLARRESVDRQMIVRQRDDRIQIGVLEDGVLAEHFVSKTQQDSLIGNVYLGKVQNVLPSMEAAFVDIGRGRNAVLYAGEVNWDAVNLEGKQRRIENALKSGDSVLVQVTKDPVGHKGARLTSQISLPGRYLVYVPGGSMTGISRKLPDVERNRLKRILKDRLPEDAGVIVRTAAEGASEEELTHDINRLRAQWEGIESQSTSTKILAPELLYGEPDLTIKVVRDVFNEDFSKLIVSGEEAWDTIEAYVTYVAPDLVGRLEKWTKDTDIFAAWRIDEQIHKALDRKVFLPSGGSLVIDRTEAMTVVDVNTGKFTGSGGNLEETVTKNNLEAAEEVVRQLRLRDIGGIIVIDFIDMVLESNRDLVLRRMVECLGRDRTKHQVAEVTSLGLVQMTRKRMGTGLLEVFGEQCEACAGRGIVTHDEPVEHRRANTVAAEHYVPRTESQPAAVRTERKGRRRGKGGQALEGAPTAAPAHAEPTEAERHAKAEATRAALANIAAAAHAAHLHDGETAAEAGTRRADAAARQAAVQAALELAEKEDAASGRPAAVLTFGGEQVALPFVEHTEEAPAPALTLDLLNEAFAQLGEEAQVEEDQAPAAVSRPAVSRPAPAAEGTTPRARRGRRNRSASRAQGAANATSVEHHEALEHREATRPAAAVHEAKAPATPAAKPAAANEPIILGVGVPASEL; encoded by the coding sequence ATGGATAATGACCAGATTGTAGCCGTTAACGAAGCAGCAGTTGTTAACGAGGGAACAGCAGAGACAGCGGGAACAGAAGAAAACGCGGAAACAGCAGCTCCGGCAGCCCCCAAGCGGGCTGTCAGGACACGGCGCAAAGCCACCCCGAAAGCAGAGCCGACGGAGCCTGCCGCTGAAGCGGCAGCCACGGGCGAAGCACCCGCCGCAGTCCCGGCTGCAGAGCCGGCCGAGGCAGCAGCCTCCGAAGTAAAAGCCAAGGCACCGGCCCGGCGCACCCGCGCCCGGAAGCCGGCGGCCGAGCCGCTGCCCCCTGCCGAGGAAACTGCCGGGGAGGAAACCGCGGGTGAGGCCGCTGTCCAGGCAAGCGCGCAGCCCGGGGCTGAAGCCCAGACCGCTGAAGCTCCCGCCGAGGCTCCCGCAGCAGAAAAGCCTGCCCGGCGTCGTGCCAGCCGGGCCAAGACTGCCGCCCCGGCCGTTGAAGCTGTACCGGAACCGGCCCCCGCAGCGGAGGAAGTCGCAGCGCAGGAATTCGCAGCGGAGGCTGCCGGGACGGCTGTCGCCGCCACAACGGCGACTGAAGCTTCTGCAGCAGGTGCCCCCGCCGCAGAGGCCCCGGCTGCTGCCGCAGCCCCTGCTCCGGCCTCCTCGCTCTTCCTCGAGCCCGGAGCAGTCACGTCCATGATCTTCCAGGCCCCCGACCTGAGCACCGTGGTCCGCCCGGTCACGGTTGAGGCCGCCGAGGAGGACGAAGAAGAAGGTGGCGAAGAAGGCGAAGACGCCAGCCGCCGCCGCCGTCGCAGCCGCGGACGCCGCGGACGCACGACCCGCACGGCCGGCGAATCCGAGACCGAGGCAGAAGGTTCCGCAGAGGAAGCCGAAGAAGGCTCCGAGGGAACCCTGGAGGAGGGCGTGACCTCGCGCCGCCGCCGGCGCCGCCGCCGTGGTGACCAGGACCTCGAACTCACGGGCGGGGGAGACAACGATCCGCCCAACACGGTGACCCGGGTCCGCGCACCCCGTGCGGCCACCGAGGCGCCGGTCAACAACCGCGTCACGTCCCTTAAGGGCTCTACCCGCCTTGAGGCCAAGAAGCAGCGCCGCCGGGAATCCCGCGACACCGGACGCCGCCGCACCGTCATCACCGAGGCCGAGTTCCTGGCCCGCCGCGAATCCGTGGACCGGCAGATGATCGTCCGCCAGCGCGACGACAGAATCCAGATCGGCGTCCTCGAGGACGGCGTCCTGGCCGAGCACTTTGTCTCCAAGACCCAGCAGGATTCCCTGATCGGCAACGTCTACCTGGGCAAGGTCCAGAATGTGTTGCCCTCCATGGAAGCCGCCTTCGTCGACATCGGACGCGGCCGCAATGCCGTCCTCTACGCCGGTGAAGTCAACTGGGATGCGGTCAATCTCGAGGGAAAGCAGCGCCGGATCGAGAACGCGCTGAAGTCCGGGGACTCCGTGCTCGTCCAGGTCACCAAGGACCCTGTCGGCCATAAGGGCGCCCGCCTCACGAGCCAGATTTCGCTGCCCGGCCGTTACCTCGTGTACGTGCCCGGCGGCTCCATGACCGGCATCTCCCGCAAGCTGCCCGACGTCGAACGCAACCGGCTCAAGCGGATCCTCAAGGACCGCCTGCCGGAAGATGCCGGCGTGATCGTCCGTACCGCGGCCGAGGGTGCATCCGAGGAAGAGCTCACACACGATATCAACCGGCTGCGGGCCCAGTGGGAAGGCATCGAAAGCCAGTCCACGTCCACCAAGATCCTCGCCCCCGAGCTGCTCTACGGCGAACCCGACCTGACCATCAAGGTGGTCCGCGACGTCTTCAATGAGGACTTCTCCAAGTTGATCGTCTCCGGCGAGGAAGCCTGGGACACCATCGAGGCCTATGTCACCTACGTGGCGCCGGATCTGGTGGGCCGGCTCGAGAAGTGGACCAAGGACACGGACATCTTCGCTGCGTGGCGGATCGACGAGCAGATCCACAAGGCCCTGGACCGCAAGGTCTTCCTGCCCTCCGGCGGTTCCCTCGTGATCGACCGCACCGAAGCCATGACCGTGGTGGACGTCAACACCGGCAAGTTCACCGGCTCCGGCGGCAACCTTGAGGAAACCGTCACCAAGAACAACCTGGAGGCGGCCGAGGAAGTCGTCCGGCAGCTCCGGCTCCGGGACATCGGCGGCATCATCGTGATCGACTTCATCGACATGGTGCTCGAATCCAACCGCGACCTGGTCCTGCGCCGCATGGTGGAGTGCCTGGGCCGGGACCGGACCAAGCACCAGGTGGCCGAGGTGACCTCGCTGGGGCTCGTGCAGATGACCCGTAAGCGGATGGGCACCGGGCTGCTCGAGGTCTTCGGCGAACAGTGCGAGGCCTGCGCCGGCCGCGGCATCGTCACGCACGACGAGCCGGTCGAGCACCGCCGGGCCAACACCGTCGCCGCCGAACACTACGTGCCGCGGACCGAATCCCAGCCCGCGGCCGTCCGGACCGAGCGCAAGGGCCGCCGCCGCGGAAAGGGCGGACAGGCCCTGGAGGGCGCCCCGACGGCTGCGCCAGCGCACGCCGAGCCCACCGAGGCAGAGCGCCACGCCAAGGCGGAGGCAACGCGTGCCGCCCTGGCCAACATCGCCGCCGCTGCGCACGCCGCCCACCTGCACGATGGGGAGACGGCCGCCGAGGCCGGAACCCGCCGGGCCGACGCCGCGGCCCGCCAGGCCGCGGTCCAGGCGGCCCTCGAGCTGGCCGAGAAGGAAGATGCTGCGTCGGGACGTCCCGCCGCCGTGCTGACTTTCGGCGGCGAGCAGGTTGCCCTGCCGTTCGTGGAGCACACCGAGGAGGCGCCGGCTCCGGCACTCACGCTGGATCTGCTGAATGAGGCCTTCGCCCAGCTGGGCGAAGAAGCCCAGGTTGAGGAAGACCAGGCTCCGGCAGCCGTGTCCCGGCCTGCGGTCTCCAGGCCCGCGCCGGCAGCGGAAGGCACCACGCCCCGCGCCCGCCGCGGACGCCGGAACCGGAGCGCCAGCCGCGCCCAGGGGGCAGCCAACGCGACGTCCGTTGAACACCACGAGGCACTTGAACACCGCGAGGCAACCCGGCCGGCCGCAGCCGTCCATGAGGCCAAGGCTCCGGCCACGCCGGCGGCCAAGCCCGCCGCAGCGAACGAGCCGATCATCCTCGGCGTCGGTGTGCCGGCGTCGGAGCTGTAG
- the ndk gene encoding nucleoside-diphosphate kinase: MSVERTLVLIKPDGVARNLTGAILGRIEAKGYTLADLKMVTASRELLEQHYEEHVGKPFYEPLVEFMLSGPVVGAVYEGHRVIEGFRSLAGTTDPTTAAPGTIRGDFGRDWGLKVQQNLVHGSDSVESAEREIGIWF; encoded by the coding sequence GTGAGCGTTGAGCGCACCCTAGTCCTGATCAAGCCCGACGGCGTCGCCCGTAACCTGACCGGCGCCATCCTGGGCCGGATCGAAGCCAAGGGATACACCCTTGCCGACCTCAAGATGGTCACCGCGAGCCGTGAACTGCTCGAACAGCACTACGAGGAGCACGTCGGCAAGCCGTTCTACGAGCCGCTCGTCGAATTCATGCTCAGCGGACCCGTCGTCGGCGCCGTCTACGAGGGACACCGGGTCATCGAGGGCTTCCGCTCGCTCGCCGGCACCACGGACCCGACGACGGCGGCGCCGGGCACGATCCGCGGCGACTTTGGCCGCGACTGGGGCCTGAAGGTCCAGCAGAACCTGGTCCACGGCTCGGACTCGGTGGAATCGGCCGAACGCGAGATCGGCATCTGGTTCTAG
- a CDS encoding DUF4233 domain-containing protein, protein MARLTKAQREWRPGMPKKRRSTKVMFASTVLLLEAFVALFGTLAVFGLRRGEFPPVLIFAVGIALFLVLVFTCAVVSKPWGIGLGWILQFVLVLSGIVEPTMFVVGFLFAVSWWYGIRTGIRIDREAGQRERVQAAWDAAHPEGQSN, encoded by the coding sequence ATGGCACGACTCACCAAAGCCCAGCGCGAATGGCGCCCGGGTATGCCCAAGAAGCGCCGCTCCACCAAGGTCATGTTCGCCTCCACAGTCCTGCTGCTGGAGGCCTTCGTGGCGCTCTTCGGCACGCTGGCGGTCTTCGGACTGCGGCGTGGCGAATTTCCCCCGGTCCTGATCTTCGCGGTGGGGATCGCCCTGTTCCTGGTGCTCGTCTTCACCTGCGCGGTCGTCTCCAAGCCCTGGGGCATCGGCCTGGGCTGGATCCTGCAGTTCGTGCTGGTCCTCTCCGGAATCGTCGAGCCCACGATGTTTGTGGTGGGATTCCTGTTTGCCGTGTCCTGGTGGTACGGGATCAGGACCGGCATCCGGATTGACCGCGAGGCAGGCCAGCGGGAACGCGTGCAGGCCGCCTGGGACGCCGCCCACCCCGAAGGCCAGAGCAACTAG